In a genomic window of Arthrobacter woluwensis:
- a CDS encoding glycosyltransferase family 4 protein produces MEESVEQHLVSLLQGPRADPRAAGNYLAIENYFAELVGGQQNRRGWDSGADILVTQGDAPPLAIELKIFNRRYFLKNFRNRASEMLATSVQLRRSFRDEASIAAVILFYGDPADEPAGRRGGVTTSDFAARLVRGDDGVGFDSVLVGTADAEMTWQFVAAAPGGDLSVSEDPRSTQEALSLLTRGLPLPAPDAANVPPRRLDRFLLVCDEWRSGRGGISTVNRELAIALAATGIDAAVMVADASAEDIKAASDANVALVTPARVPGLTDREALLLRPIFADQSWVPDVIVGHGRLLGPYAAAQQQEFFPEARRVHFVHTDAEQLESAKEVPGGPSRMSDSAARRRLEQELARSAHLVVGVGPLLAASIRDDLIGRGPTTPVIGLMPGLRDTFDVSKTHAPVRNHVLLVGRAEDFRSKGIDIAAEAMLRVVDKWPSKASHRPVLIIRGVPDAAAREVKERLDLIMEGRVPYHLRPFSETEEDIMQDLAQARVLLMPSRHEGFGLAAYEAIASGVPVIISAESGLAEFIRDSSIDTSPSSIASTANTRSGFAVDEWVDAIQRVLDAPDVARAQAIVLRDSIAGLVDWPRSVAKLLAELASL; encoded by the coding sequence ATGGAGGAGTCAGTCGAACAGCATTTGGTGTCGCTGTTGCAGGGTCCACGTGCAGATCCTCGGGCCGCCGGCAACTATCTCGCAATCGAGAACTATTTTGCGGAGCTAGTGGGCGGTCAGCAGAATCGGCGCGGCTGGGATTCCGGTGCGGATATTCTCGTGACGCAAGGCGATGCTCCGCCTCTCGCTATAGAGCTGAAGATCTTCAATCGCCGGTACTTCCTGAAGAACTTCCGAAATCGCGCGTCGGAAATGCTGGCGACGTCGGTGCAGTTGCGCCGATCGTTCCGTGACGAGGCGAGCATCGCGGCTGTGATCCTGTTCTACGGAGATCCTGCTGACGAGCCTGCCGGTCGACGGGGCGGTGTTACTACATCCGATTTCGCTGCGCGGCTTGTTCGAGGCGATGACGGCGTCGGATTCGACTCGGTGCTGGTTGGCACAGCGGACGCGGAGATGACATGGCAGTTCGTCGCCGCTGCGCCGGGTGGTGATCTCTCGGTTTCGGAGGATCCGCGTTCTACGCAAGAGGCGCTAAGCCTGCTGACCAGAGGTCTCCCGCTTCCGGCCCCCGACGCAGCGAATGTGCCGCCGCGCCGACTTGACCGGTTCTTGCTTGTGTGTGATGAGTGGCGTTCGGGACGGGGCGGCATCTCCACGGTGAATCGCGAGTTGGCGATCGCTCTTGCCGCGACGGGTATTGATGCGGCGGTCATGGTTGCGGACGCGTCCGCGGAAGATATCAAGGCTGCATCGGATGCCAATGTTGCACTCGTGACGCCGGCCCGAGTGCCAGGTTTGACCGATCGTGAGGCATTGCTTCTTCGTCCCATCTTCGCGGATCAATCGTGGGTCCCTGACGTGATCGTCGGACACGGGCGTCTTCTCGGTCCCTATGCGGCTGCTCAACAGCAAGAGTTCTTCCCAGAGGCACGTCGTGTGCATTTCGTCCATACGGACGCTGAACAACTGGAGTCGGCGAAGGAAGTGCCCGGCGGGCCTTCGCGTATGTCGGATTCCGCGGCCCGTCGGCGGTTGGAGCAGGAACTCGCGCGGTCGGCACATCTCGTAGTCGGCGTGGGACCGCTGCTCGCAGCAAGTATCCGTGACGATCTCATCGGACGCGGGCCCACGACCCCTGTGATCGGTTTGATGCCGGGCTTGCGTGACACTTTTGATGTCAGCAAAACTCACGCCCCCGTACGCAACCATGTGTTGCTCGTGGGACGCGCGGAAGACTTTCGCTCGAAGGGCATCGATATCGCTGCGGAAGCGATGCTTAGAGTCGTCGACAAGTGGCCCTCGAAGGCGTCGCATCGTCCCGTCCTCATCATTCGAGGTGTGCCCGACGCGGCGGCCAGGGAGGTCAAGGAGCGTCTGGACCTAATTATGGAAGGACGCGTGCCGTACCACCTGCGTCCGTTCTCCGAGACGGAGGAGGACATCATGCAGGATCTCGCGCAAGCGCGAGTACTGCTGATGCCTTCACGGCATGAAGGCTTCGGTCTGGCCGCGTATGAAGCGATCGCGAGCGGTGTCCCGGTCATCATTAGTGCGGAGTCGGGCCTTGCGGAGTTCATTCGTGACTCGTCTATCGACACGAGCCCGTCCTCGATCGCATCGACGGCCAATACGCGGTCCGGGTTTGCGGTGGACGAGTGGGTTGACGCGATCCAACGTGTCCTCGATGCCCCGGACGTGGCGCGCGCTCAGGCGATCGTTCTTCGTGATTCGATCGCCGGGTTGGTCGATTGGCCGCGATCCGTGGCGAAGCTGCTTGCGGAGCTTGCGTCGTTGTAA